The proteins below come from a single Cylindrospermopsis raciborskii Cr2010 genomic window:
- a CDS encoding heme o synthase — MIETNVSRHHDSFLQVIHSYYQLTKPRIIPLLLITTSGSMWIAAKGQVDPWLLLVTLLGGTLAAASAQTINCIYDRDIDYEMERTRHRPMPSGKVQSRDALVFAIALAIASFTLLTVFANLLAALLAFSGIVFYVLVYTHWLKRHSTQNIVIGGAAGAIPALVGWAAVTDTLSWAAWLLFAIVFLWTPPHFWALAMMIRDDYAKVGIPMLPVVAGNQATVRQIWFYTVITVTSTVLLFYPLHASGIVYVVIAMTLGGIFLHKSWRLLQNPEDKTIAKELFLYSISYMMLLCLGMVIDSLPFTHYLVSTILHTFHLVG; from the coding sequence ATGATTGAGACTAATGTCTCTCGTCACCATGATTCATTTTTGCAAGTGATTCACAGCTACTATCAGTTAACTAAGCCTCGGATTATTCCGCTGCTTTTGATTACTACTTCTGGTAGTATGTGGATCGCCGCTAAAGGACAAGTTGACCCTTGGCTATTATTAGTGACTCTTTTGGGTGGAACCCTAGCAGCAGCTAGCGCCCAAACCATTAACTGTATCTATGACCGGGATATAGATTATGAAATGGAAAGGACACGTCACCGCCCTATGCCCTCTGGTAAGGTGCAATCTAGGGATGCTTTAGTTTTTGCGATCGCCCTAGCTATAGCCTCCTTTACCCTATTAACTGTTTTTGCCAATCTACTGGCTGCACTTTTAGCATTTTCTGGTATTGTTTTTTATGTTTTAGTCTACACCCACTGGCTAAAACGCCATAGCACTCAAAACATTGTTATTGGGGGTGCAGCTGGTGCCATTCCCGCTTTAGTAGGTTGGGCAGCAGTTACAGATACCTTGAGTTGGGCAGCTTGGTTACTTTTTGCTATTGTATTTTTATGGACACCCCCCCACTTCTGGGCTTTGGCCATGATGATTCGGGATGACTACGCAAAAGTTGGGATTCCTATGTTACCCGTTGTCGCTGGTAATCAAGCCACCGTCCGACAGATTTGGTTTTATACGGTAATTACTGTGACCTCTACGGTATTGTTGTTTTATCCCTTACATGCTAGTGGGATTGTTTATGTGGTAATAGCCATGACCTTGGGTGGAATCTTTCTTCACAAATCCTGGCGATTATTGCAAAATCCAGAAGATAAAACTATTGCTAAAGAGTTGTTTTTGTACTCTATTTCTTACATGATGCTATTGTGTTTAGGAATGGTAATTGATAGTTTACCCTTTACCCATTATTTGGTGAGTACAATCCTCCACACTTTCCATTTGGTCGGTTAG
- a CDS encoding serine/threonine phosphatase, protein MLICPTCQFENPHDHKFCQSCGTPLNLGSVNSQSSLGESPTLLQDDGEQNPLLSDTAPTSLLSKHLKTVEYVAGTNVGRQRQKNEDYFGITSEQQKVELPHGQYLQVRGLYIVCDGMGGHAGGEVASELAVNTIKQYFDQHWVEGELPTLEMIRQSILVTNQAIYDINQEASRSGIGRMGTTLVMLIMSNNKLAVSHVGDSRIYSVTITKGLEQITVDHEVAQREISKGVDAKIAYSRPDAYQLTQALGPRDGVYPDISFLEVCEDTLFLLVSDGLSDNDLLENHWQTHLLPLLVSNGNLESGLSNLIDLANEYNGHDNITAILILVRVFPR, encoded by the coding sequence ATGCTGATTTGTCCCACTTGTCAATTTGAAAATCCCCATGACCATAAATTTTGTCAAAGCTGTGGTACTCCTCTGAATTTAGGGTCTGTTAATTCCCAGTCTAGTTTGGGCGAATCGCCTACTTTGTTACAGGATGATGGAGAACAAAATCCGTTATTGTCGGACACCGCCCCAACATCTTTGCTGTCTAAGCATTTAAAAACTGTGGAATATGTAGCGGGTACTAATGTGGGTCGTCAACGGCAAAAAAATGAGGATTACTTTGGTATTACTAGTGAGCAACAAAAGGTAGAATTACCTCATGGTCAGTACTTGCAGGTAAGAGGTCTATACATTGTCTGTGATGGCATGGGTGGACATGCTGGAGGGGAAGTGGCCAGCGAGTTGGCTGTTAATACTATTAAACAATACTTTGATCAGCATTGGGTTGAGGGAGAATTACCAACCCTGGAAATGATTCGCCAATCTATACTGGTGACTAATCAAGCTATTTATGATATTAATCAGGAAGCTTCGCGCTCTGGTATTGGTCGCATGGGTACTACCCTGGTTATGTTAATTATGTCCAATAATAAATTGGCAGTTAGTCATGTGGGAGATAGTCGAATTTACTCTGTGACGATAACTAAAGGATTGGAGCAAATCACTGTAGATCATGAAGTTGCCCAGCGAGAAATTTCTAAGGGTGTAGATGCTAAAATAGCTTATTCTCGCCCTGATGCTTATCAATTAACTCAAGCTTTAGGTCCTAGGGATGGGGTTTATCCCGATATCAGTTTCTTGGAGGTATGTGAAGATACGCTATTTTTGCTGGTTTCCGATGGTCTATCAGATAATGACTTGTTAGAAAATCATTGGCAAACCCACCTCTTACCTCTACTCGTTTCTAATGGCAATTTGGAATCAGGTCTTAGTAATTTAATTGATTTAGCCAATGAGTATAATGGTCATGATAATATTACAGCTATTCTAATTCTTGTGAGAGTATTTCCTAGGTAA
- a CDS encoding rRNA large subunit pseudouridine synthase E, which translates to MAHNFKYIIFHKPYGVLSQFTRELPEHVTLKDYIDVPDVYPVGRLDWDSEGLLLLTNDGKLQHHIANPRFGHQRTYWVQVERIPDPVAIAKLGQGVEIQNYRTLPAQVKLLLEEPIVGERYPPIRFRKNVPTAWLEMTLKEGKNRQVRRMTAAVGFPTLRLIRVRIAQLQLDDLPVGTWRYLSPVEVNLIV; encoded by the coding sequence ATGGCTCACAACTTCAAGTATATTATTTTTCATAAGCCCTATGGAGTTCTGAGCCAATTTACCCGGGAACTCCCCGAACATGTTACCCTCAAAGACTATATTGATGTCCCGGATGTTTATCCTGTGGGGCGTTTAGATTGGGATAGCGAGGGTTTATTGTTACTAACCAATGATGGTAAATTACAACACCATATTGCCAATCCCCGTTTTGGTCACCAACGTACCTATTGGGTACAGGTAGAACGCATTCCTGACCCAGTAGCTATTGCCAAATTGGGCCAGGGAGTGGAAATTCAAAATTATCGCACTCTTCCTGCTCAGGTTAAACTGTTATTGGAAGAGCCAATTGTTGGTGAGCGTTACCCTCCCATCAGGTTCAGGAAAAACGTTCCCACCGCTTGGTTGGAAATGACCCTCAAGGAAGGAAAAAACCGTCAGGTTAGACGTATGACTGCTGCTGTGGGTTTTCCTACCTTACGGTTAATTAGAGTCCGTATAGCTCAACTACAATTAGATGATTTACCGGTAGGTACCTGGCGCTATCTTAGTCCTGTTGAGGTCAACTTAATTGTTTAA
- a CDS encoding phosphodiester glycosidase family protein, with amino-acid sequence MTKFKVPRRSFLLFGGAFLTQIWRLDLPVRPTTPSQPSVTPTIIPTVRAYRSQINGIPFYQTIIDLKDPNIFVTIGLPNDANFANTISRTNGDENFDQLVARSGAAVVVNGTFASTNPQKTVMGNLVAGGRFLKYSPWENFGTTLGLGVGNRPEMITARVDGRPVWNKHWFSITSGPRLLRNGEVSLNPRLEGFKDPTVLGASLRTAIGFSQDGKRLFLASFDEKLYLDEEAEAMKAMGCYEAMNLDGGSSRALASDNVILVPPTRKLTNVILVYDGKNPPPEELKLSWERFQTRR; translated from the coding sequence ATGACCAAATTTAAAGTTCCTAGACGCTCCTTTTTACTTTTTGGAGGTGCCTTTTTAACCCAGATTTGGAGATTGGATTTGCCCGTTAGACCCACTACACCTAGTCAACCGAGTGTGACACCAACTATCATACCGACTGTGCGAGCATATAGAAGTCAAATTAACGGTATTCCATTTTATCAAACAATCATTGATTTGAAAGACCCTAATATTTTTGTGACCATTGGTTTACCGAACGATGCCAATTTTGCCAATACAATTAGTAGAACCAATGGCGATGAGAATTTTGACCAATTGGTTGCTCGCTCTGGCGCTGCGGTAGTGGTAAATGGTACTTTTGCTTCCACAAATCCCCAAAAAACGGTTATGGGTAATCTGGTCGCAGGTGGAAGATTTTTAAAATATAGTCCATGGGAAAACTTTGGCACCACTTTGGGATTGGGTGTTGGTAATCGACCAGAAATGATAACAGCAAGGGTTGACGGTAGACCAGTATGGAATAAACACTGGTTTTCTATTACCTCTGGACCAAGATTATTGCGTAATGGTGAAGTTTCGCTTAATCCCCGTCTTGAAGGTTTTAAAGACCCTACTGTTTTAGGTGCTAGTCTCAGAACCGCAATTGGTTTCTCTCAAGATGGCAAAAGACTGTTTTTGGCTAGTTTTGATGAGAAGTTATATTTAGATGAAGAAGCGGAGGCGATGAAAGCCATGGGTTGCTATGAAGCAATGAATTTAGACGGTGGATCATCTAGAGCCTTAGCATCAGATAATGTAATTTTGGTCCCACCAACAAGAAAACTGACCAATGTGATTTTGGTTTATGATGGTAAAAATCCACCACCAGAAGAATTAAAATTATCCTGGGAAAGGTTTCAAACCAGAAGGTAA